Proteins encoded by one window of Lycium barbarum isolate Lr01 chromosome 11, ASM1917538v2, whole genome shotgun sequence:
- the LOC132617853 gene encoding vacuolar protein sorting-associated protein 2 homolog 1 isoform X1 yields the protein MSFLFGKRKTPAELLRENKRMLDKSIRDIERERQGLQTQEKKLIAEIKKSAKQGQMGAVKVMAKDLIRTRHQIEKFYKLKSQLQGVSLRIQTLKSTQAMGEAMKGVTKAMGQMNRQMNLPALQKIMQEFERQNEKMEMVSEVMGDAIDDALEGDEEEEETEELVNQVLDEIGIDMNSELVNAPSSAVAAPAAKNKVAQAEATGNDDGGIDSDLQARLDNLRKM from the exons ATGAGTTTCCTCTTCGGCAAGAGAAAAACTCCTGCAG AGCTCCTGCGTGAAAACAAGCGAATGCTTGATAAATCCATCAGGGACATAGAGAGGGAGAGACAGGGATTACAGACACAAGAGAAGAAACTTATTGCAGAAATAAAGAAAAGTGCAAAGCAAGGGCAGATG GGTGCTGTAAAGGTGATGGCAAAAGATCTTATAAGGACAAGGCATCAGATTGAAAAATTTTACAAGCTTAAGTCCCAACTTCAAGGCGTCTCCCTCAGAATTCAG ACTCTGAAATCCACACAAGCCATGGGGGAAGCAATGAAAGGTGTCACAAAGGCAATGGGACAGATGAACAGGCAGATGAATTTACCCGCACTGCAGAAGATAATGCAAGAATTTGAGAGGCAAAATGAGAAGATGGAAATGGTGAGTGAGGTAATGGGTGATGCAATTGATGACGCTTTGGAAGGagatgaggaagaagaagaaaccgAAGAGTTAGTGAACCAGGTCCTTGATGAGATTGGAATTGATATGAATTCTGAG CTTGTAAATGCTCCTTCTTCCGCTGTGGCTGCTCCAGCGGCAAAGAACAAGGTTGCGCAAGCTGAGGCAACTGGAAATGATGACGGTGGGATAGACAGTGACCTTCAGGCAAGGTTAGACAATTTGAGGAAGATGTAA
- the LOC132617853 gene encoding vacuolar protein sorting-associated protein 2 homolog 1 isoform X2: MSELLRENKRMLDKSIRDIERERQGLQTQEKKLIAEIKKSAKQGQMGAVKVMAKDLIRTRHQIEKFYKLKSQLQGVSLRIQTLKSTQAMGEAMKGVTKAMGQMNRQMNLPALQKIMQEFERQNEKMEMVSEVMGDAIDDALEGDEEEEETEELVNQVLDEIGIDMNSELVNAPSSAVAAPAAKNKVAQAEATGNDDGGIDSDLQARLDNLRKM, from the exons ATGTCTG AGCTCCTGCGTGAAAACAAGCGAATGCTTGATAAATCCATCAGGGACATAGAGAGGGAGAGACAGGGATTACAGACACAAGAGAAGAAACTTATTGCAGAAATAAAGAAAAGTGCAAAGCAAGGGCAGATG GGTGCTGTAAAGGTGATGGCAAAAGATCTTATAAGGACAAGGCATCAGATTGAAAAATTTTACAAGCTTAAGTCCCAACTTCAAGGCGTCTCCCTCAGAATTCAG ACTCTGAAATCCACACAAGCCATGGGGGAAGCAATGAAAGGTGTCACAAAGGCAATGGGACAGATGAACAGGCAGATGAATTTACCCGCACTGCAGAAGATAATGCAAGAATTTGAGAGGCAAAATGAGAAGATGGAAATGGTGAGTGAGGTAATGGGTGATGCAATTGATGACGCTTTGGAAGGagatgaggaagaagaagaaaccgAAGAGTTAGTGAACCAGGTCCTTGATGAGATTGGAATTGATATGAATTCTGAG CTTGTAAATGCTCCTTCTTCCGCTGTGGCTGCTCCAGCGGCAAAGAACAAGGTTGCGCAAGCTGAGGCAACTGGAAATGATGACGGTGGGATAGACAGTGACCTTCAGGCAAGGTTAGACAATTTGAGGAAGATGTAA